The segment agacagtACGTGCACCACTGAACACAGACCCTTAATCAGGAGTTTCTGATTTTGCCCTGGTCCTGTTTCCTCACAAGCATGTgacctttgttctcctttttgccctttgaagcatgtgatctttgtgacctctccctgttcgtacaccccctccccttttgaagtccttaataaaaacctgctggATTTGCAGCTCGGGGGGGGGCATCACagtcctaccgatatgtgatgtcacccccagaggcccagctgtaaaattcctctctttgtactctttctctttatttctcagctggctgacacttatgaaaaatagaacctacgttgaaatattgggggcaggttcccccTGATAATGTACAGCTTTTTGGAGTCATCTGAAAGTAAGTTGAGGCCTAAATATTTCagcaatttaacatttttttgtttatacAAGGACATAAAAATTAAGCAATCAGCAATTTAACATTGATAAAATATCTTTACCATGTACCATCCACATTCTAATTTTGTCAGTTGACCTAGTAAGGCACTCCATTCTAGGAtcacatacttctttttttttgaaacaaaatcttgctctgtcacccaggctggagtgcagtggggtgatcttggctccctgcaagctccgcctcccagattcacaccattctcctgcctcagcctcccgagtagctgggactacaggcacccaccaccactcccggctaattttggtggggggttttttgtatttttagtagagacagggtttcactgtgttagccaggatggtctcgatctcctgacctcatgatccttctgccttggcctccaactGTCTTGCCCTTTAGGCTTCTTTATTCTGGAGAAGTTCTTTAGGCTTTTACAACattaacatttttgaagaatataacCTCAACCCCCACTGCCGTCCACCCTTTTAAAAATAGGATGCTTCTCAACTTGGGTTTGTCTGAAATTTCTTCATGATTAAATCCAGGTTATGCATTCCTGACTGGAATACCATGTACAGTATATTTTGTGCATCTCATGGTATCTTATCCAGAGGCATACCTGACCATCTGCCCTTCATTGGGTATATTAATTTTGATCATCTTGTTAGGGTCTTGTTTGATGTCTCCACTATGTagctactattttttcttttgcagctaaTAAGCAATTTCTGGGAAACACTTTAAACCGTATAAATACTACCTGATTCTCATAAAACTCCACCCCTCCTCAATTTAGCATCTAGTGATGATTCTTGCCTAAATCAATATTAATGTGACGGTTCCAAAACAATAATGTTTCAAATTTATACTCTTTATATATGTATCAGCTGGCACTTTGCATTCTATTGTAAGAAAGAGTTTTcatttattatctatctatctatctatctatctatctatctatctatctatcatctatctatcattttATCCATATCTGATTAGTGTGGCATCATTGAttctttttcagtgttttatactttttattcctCCTAATTATATAAGGACTCAAATTGTCCCACATTCAGTCAGTAGGAGCTCATTTATGCTAGCAACATCATTCTTAATGAAATAtcccaacatttaaaaaaatcttccttaATTTTTGGCATCAAAATGTGTTCCAGTTTCCTCCTGTACTTCCTTCCCTGTCCCATGTGGGAATGAACCATTTCTTTGAATAAGAAAGAAGCACTAGTTGCTCTTACTGGATAAAGGTATTAAACACCAAGACGTCGGTCTTAGGGGTGCTCCTTGCTACTCAAGCGTCTTGGCTTCCAGGAATGGGCAAGTTTTAAGACACTCTACGAGACTGAAGGCTGCTATTTTAGGGTTCAAGTATAAAAAACTGAGGAAAGTGGTCACTATCTTTTTTCACAACAGCAGCCTCAATTGGGTACTAGTGAAGCGGGGATTTTTAAAGTTTAGGAAAATAGCATTCTTTAAATAGACCTTCAGAATCTCAGGCAGGGAACCACGTATGTGGCAGTGGTGGAATTTGTTTAGCCATTTTGAGAGTAAAACGAGAGATGCGGTGGACCTTATCAGGAGAcctggggaagaagaggagaacaTGGGGGTATGGAGTGTGATTTTATTGGGTAGACTGATTTGTGTGCACATAGATGCACTTTTGTGAGGAATCCTAGGAGTAACCAGGAGACATTTTGCAAGGAGGAGATTAAGTCTTGTGCCATCAAACTAGTGAGGGCTCTGGTGAGAATGAACtgggaaataaaagtaaaaataaattgatttaaaaCTCATAGATGAGTGAAGCCAGAAAATACTAGAGAAACCTGAAAATACctgtacacacacaaatacacacacacaaaatttaaaattcacagaCTAGTGAAGCCTATTACCTAAAAACTGTAGCCATATagagaaaagatatatatatacttagGTGTATGCATGTAACCTTTTCTAGGAATCCACACTTTCAACAGAGCCCAGACCCATGGCATAGGGTTAATGCCAATAAAAGTAGTTCAGTCTCTAGCTCAAAGATTAAGATTCAGATGCAAGGTTGCACTTATTCATGGTTAAATGAAGTAAAACTATTCACTGTTGTTAGGTGAACTCTTTAAACCTTCTTAAGACCTTATGCCTCAGTACACGAACAGACTCATATACCTAGAGAAATCAAGTTGGTCTCTATTTGAGCCCTGGATGACTCAGCATGAATCTATTCTTCAAGGATATGGCTTATCTAAAAACATCCCTCCTGTCCACCCCAGTTTTTGTCTATTCTTCTGTGATAGGTTTAAAACTACACCGTTTTTCTAAGGATGGGAAGGTAAGATGTTAGGTgagttattgtttattttaataaattattaattttagacaCCTAACACTGCCTACCAGCCTGGAAAATACTTTTACGCTGACTAACATCAATTCAATAAGATTTGTTCTCTAAATCCTCTCAAGCTGTCTGAATCatgaaagaatataaaaagaaaaaaatacaaattctgaaaacATAAGTAGTAGAAGAAATGTATTCCTAAAGTGAGTTTAAAGCTATTATGAGGAAACTTTTCCTTAATCTGCATACTCTATACCATAGGGATTTTGAAGGTATAGTTTGAAGGAGATGTAATTTACCTCTTCCTTCATTAATAAATGAAGCATAGTTTGTCATTACTGCTAAAGTGCTGCTCAGGGGAGATAATGTAATAAATAAAGCTCAGCCTTTGATAGCCTAATTACTTCTCAACTGTGGTGGTTATAGATGAGATTTTTCAGAAGGTAAACTAACgcacaagaaaataatttttttaatgattagtaaattatatatatatatatatatctcattggACTAAGTGTATTGCCAGCCACTTACTTAGGAATATATTCGACTATATTTTTAGTGGCCTTCTGCAACACATTTCCactctaaatatattaaaatgtgaatGTGGGAACACTTTTTAGAAAGATCAAGAGGTTATAGTTAATATGGAAAAATACTGGTAGAAAAATCACAAACTTCTATTATTTTAACCGGAGAATTTTTCCCCTCCTAGAAGACTTTGAAAttgcttccttttaaaaaaatttttgaaagcagAAATTTGAGAACATTAACATAGTTCAAACAGGAAAGCAATGGTGAACAATTTCTCCCAAGCTGAGGCTGTGGAGCTGTGTTATGAGAACATGAACGGATCCTGCATTAAAACTCCTTACTCGCCAGGTCCTCGAGCTATCCTCTACGCCGTCCTTGGTTTTGGGGCTGTGCTGGCAATGTTTGGAAATTTACTGGTCATGATTGCTATCCTTCACTTCAAACAACTGCACACACCTACAAACTTTCTGATCGCGTCGCTGGCCTGTGCTAACTTCTCGGTGGGAGTCACTGTGATACCCTTCAGCACAGTGAGGTCTGTGGAGAGCTGTTGGTACTTTGGGGACAGTTACTGTAAATTCCATACATGTTTTGACACATCCTTctgttttgcttctttatttcatttgtgcTGTATCTCTGTTGATAGATACATTGCTGTTACTGATCCTCTGACCTATCCAACCAAGTTTACTGTGTCAGTTTCAGGGATATGCATTGTTCTTTCCTGGTTCTTTTCTGTCACATACAGCTTTTCGATCTTTTACACAGGGGCCAACAAAGAAGGAATTGAGGAATAAGTAGTTGCTCTAACCTGTGTAGGAGGCTGTCAGGCTCCACTGAATCAAAACTGGGTcctactttgttttcttctattctttataCCCACTGTTGCCATGGTGTTTATATACAGTAAGATATTTTTGGTGGCCGAGCATCAGGCTAGGAAGATAGAAAGTACAGCCAGCCAAGCTCAGTCCTCCTCAGAGAGTTACAAGGAAAGAgtagcaaaaagagagagaaaggctgCCAAAACCTTGGGAATTGCTATGGCAGCATTTCTTGTCTCTTGGCTACCATACATCATTGATACAGTGATTGATGCTTATATGAATTTTATAACTCCTCCTTATGTGTATGAGATTTTAGTTTGGTGTGTTTATTATAATTCAGCTGTGAACCCCTTGATATATGCTTTCTTTTACCCATGGTTTTGGAAGGCAATAAAACTTATTGTAAGCGGCAAGGTCTTAAGGAGTTATTCGTCAAcaactaatttattttctgaagaagTAGAGACAGATTAAAAACATTACAGTAGAGACCTCAAAACTAACTTGAAATTAAGGTCAAGTGCAAAAATAAACGCTTGGGCATAGAGAGGCAAGCATGATCATCTGCCAAGTTGGAGGACAATAACATTCAAGAGTTGTTCCAAAGCATTTgttgttttcatgtattttgacatattttagaTTTAGTGATAAGTGAATTAGATTTGCTGATCCTTTTCCATTTAGCATTCTTTTATGGTTTTCTGGTTCCCTACTTTCTTCTCTGAGATTCCTACttgtatcttcaaatattttcaagttttgtAGTTTCTCCCACACTCATGATCAGTGTTCGGCTGTCCAAAATACACAAAGGGGAAAATAAAGCTCTTGATTTACTTATAAGTTAGATTCTCTGAGGACAAAAATCTTTGACGTGTATCTTGCTTGAGAAGTAGACACAGGATTATAAATTcttgaaactttattttaatgtaaaaagacTTTATAGAGAGCTGGAATGTAGAACTTTCTAGCGCTCAGAGATCATCTGAAAAATGCTTGagcacttttattttctgaaccCTGGCTGTTCTTCCTGCTCATTTTACAAAGACTGTGTTagcaaagaaaatgtttaatgatTATGTGAATACACACTGCATCTTACTTTTGgagaatataatttattattgtgGAATAAGCATGTGAACAAAACGAtggtttctgtatttctttttttagtaattttaaataaaataagaatttttaaaagccaattcAAATGAGCAGTTTTTCACTTTTGAGTTCTTACTTTGAACCAGATATTGTATTTGGCATTGAAATTGTATAAAGCTGAGTAATCCAAATATAAccaaagattgtttcaaaatagCAAATATCCAAATTGGTATTATACGCTCTAGGAACagcttcagttttcccatctgatTATACATTTCTCaatcaatataaattttaattctttttaattaaaagtatacATTGAGTGTTTCCAGCTAcattcaaaatttgaaaaaacaaataataaaattgtttccCTTCTCAAATCCCTGAATCACTGCCTGAGATCTTTGGTTAGGTAGCTG is part of the Symphalangus syndactylus isolate Jambi chromosome 2, NHGRI_mSymSyn1-v2.1_pri, whole genome shotgun sequence genome and harbors:
- the LOC129463259 gene encoding LOW QUALITY PROTEIN: trace amine-associated receptor 9-like (The sequence of the model RefSeq protein was modified relative to this genomic sequence to represent the inferred CDS: substituted 1 base at 1 genomic stop codon), with the protein product MVNNFSQAEAVELCYENMNGSCIKTPYSPGPRAILYAVLGFGAVLAMFGNLLVMIAILHFKQLHTPTNFLIASLACANFSVGVTVIPFSTVRSVESCWYFGDSYCKFHTCFDTSFCFASLFHLCCISVDRYIAVTDPLTYPTKFTVSVSGICIVLSWFFSVTYSFSIFYTGANKEGIEEXVVALTCVGGCQAPLNQNWVLLCFLLFFIPTVAMVFIYSKIFLVAEHQARKIESTASQAQSSSESYKERVAKRERKAAKTLGIAMAAFLVSWLPYIIDTVIDAYMNFITPPYVYEILVWCVYYNSAVNPLIYAFFYPWFWKAIKLIVSGKVLRSYSSTTNLFSEEVETD